The Stigmatella ashevillena genomic sequence GTGTCCGGCGCGGAGGAGACGCTCTCCTTCGTGGGCTCGTAGAGGTGAAGGTCCGTGTACACCCCTTCCGTGTCACTGGTGAGGATGACCTTCAGGGGCACGGGGGGAATCTGCGCGTAGGCCGTCACCTGGGCGCGCTCGGTGCCCGCCTTGTTGGTGGCCATCACGGTGACGATGTTCTTGCCGCTGGCGGCGGGGAACTTGCGGCTGAAGCGCCCATTGTAGGTGCGCATCAGGTAGCGGTCTCCGTTGATGGAGACGACCACCGGGTCCACGGTGGTGTCGCTGATCGTCCCCTCCACGAGCATCATCCGGTCCACCGTCCAGCCGCCCGTGGGCGCGGAGAGGGTGACCTTGGCGGGCTGGGTGCCCTTGCCGATGGGAACCCCCTGCTGGCGAGGGTGCACCGGGGGCGTCTGGGTCAGCAGGAGGGCCAGGAAGGCTGTCAGCATGGGAGAGCCGTCGGGGGGGAGAATGGGTCCCCTGAAGCGTTGACGGGGTCACAGCGTGCGGCAGTGGGGGCCCGATTTCAAGCCGCCCTCGCATGCGGGGGGGCGTGCGGGGTCTCCCTTTTGCACAGGAAGGCTGAAACAGAACGTGGAACCCTCTCCCGGGACGCTCTCCAGCCAGATATGGCCCCCATGGGCCTCAATGATTTGCCAGCTCAGGTGCAGGCCCATGCCCACGACGCCCACATAACCAGGCGCCCCGGAGGGGAGCGGCTCGTAGAGCGGCTCGAAGACGTGGGGCTGGCGGTCCAGGGGAATGCCGGGCCCATGGTCGCTGATGCAGCACAGCGCCCGGTTGCCTTCACTCGAGAGCCGCACCTCGATGGGCCCCAGGGGGGGGGAGTACCGGATGGCGTTCTCCAGCAGGTGCGCCACCACCTCCCCCATGCGCTGGTGGTCCGCGTCCACGGCGGGGACGTCGTCGGCCTCGAGGTAGATGGGGTTCTCCGTCGTCCGCGAGAGGCTCTTGACACGCTCGGTGACGAGTGCCTTCAGGTCGAGCCTGTCCCGCTCCAGCTTCGGCAGCCCGGGCGCCATCCACACGGCGCTGAACAGGTGCTCCACCAGGCGGGCCAGCCGCCGGGTGCTGCGGGCAATCGCCGCGAGCCCCTTCTGCTGCCGCACGGAGCCTTCCTCCATCCGCGAGAGGATGTCCGCCCAGGTCTGGATGGTGGTGACGGGGGTGCGCAGCTCGTGGGCCGCCGCCGACATGAACTCCTCGCGCAACCGCAGCGCCTCGCGCACCTCCTGGAACAGGCGGGCCTTCTCGATGGCCACCGCGAACAGCTGGCCCACGGTGATGTGGAACTCCAGCTCGCGCGAGGAGAACTGGCGCGGGGTGTTGGTGAAACAGGTCATCACCCCCACCAGATGGTTCCGGGAGTGGAGGGGCACCGACACCAGGCTCCGGAAGCCTTCGCCCGTGGCCAGCGTGTGGCTGAGCGAGGGCGGCGCCTTGGCCCCCTGGATGTCTTCAATCACCTGGAGCTTCTCTTCCCGGGCCGCCTGGGCCGTGAGGAGGGGCGCCTCGAAGGGCAGCTCCCGGCAACGCTCGCGGACAGTCTTCGACAGACCATGGGAGACCAGCAGGGTGAGGTGCGGTTGGCCGGGCTGGACCAGCCACAGCCCGACCGCATCCGCCCCGAGCGCGTGGAGGCTCTGCTCGCTGGCCACGTGGGCGATGCGCTCGAGCTCCACCTCTCGAACCAGGGCCTGGCCGATGCGGGCCAGGGCGCGCTCCCGGTCGAGCAACCGGCTCCGCTCCTCTTCATCCTTCCTGCGCCCGGTGATGTCGTGGATGACGGTCTCCCCGAGGATGATGTTCCCCGAGGCATCCTTTACGGGGGCACCATTGGCGCTGAGCAGGCGCTCCTGCCCCCAGGGGTCCCGCAGGCGCATCTCCACATCGGTGAAGGTCTCTCCGCTCAACGCCCGGTGGAGCGGTAACTGCGCGAGCGCCATGGGGCGTCCATCGAGGTGGCGGAGGTGGTAGCGCCGCAGGAACTCGGCGAACGGCATGTTCAGCGGAACACCGCCCTCGATTCCGAGCAGCCGCAACCCCGCGAGGTTGGCGTCACACAGCACCCCCTCGGGGCTGGCCAGGAAGATGGCATCCGGCACGCTGGCGATGATGGCCCGGAGCTGGCCGGCATGGTGCTCGGTCTCCGCCCGCAGCGCGTTCACCTCCCGCTGGCGCTGGGCGATCTGCCCCGCCATCTCATTGAAGGCCGTTCCAAGGTCCTCCAGCTCGTCGCCCGTCCGGATGCGGACGCGCTGCTCCAGCGCCCCCTTGCCCAGCGCATGGGCCAGGAGCTGAAGCCGCCGCACCGGCTTGGAATAGAGGCGGGCCAGCCCCACGGCGATGCAGCCACTGAGCAGCAGGATGCCTCCAAAGGCCAGCAGCTTCGTGCGCAGCCCCGCGTAGAGGGGCGCCAGCGCGCTGTCCCGGGAGGACGCCACGCCGACCACCCAGCGGTGCCGGGGCGTGGACACGAACGCGCCCAGGGAGAGCTCCTGGGTCAGCGGGTGGACGAACCGGTCGAGGTTCAACGAGGAGCCCAAGAGCACCTCCTGGAGCGGCTTCCAGGCGGCGAAGGCGAGGCTCTGCTCGTTCGAGAGATGGGGGTAGCCGGTGTGGAAGGCCAGCCGCCCCCGGGAGTCCATCAACATGATGTCCTGGCCGGGCTGAAGCCGCGCCATCTGGTAGCGCTGCGCCAGCCGCTCCGTCTGCATCACGACGTTGACCACCCCCACCGCCCGGCCACGGGCATCGCGCACGGGAACGGAGACCAGCATGGCGACGCTCAAGGGCCTGCGAAGCTGGAGCACCTCGGAGACGACGGGGGCGTTGGTGGCCATCACCCGCTGGAAGTAGGGACGATCGCCAATCTGGAGCCGAGGCTCGGCGGGAAGCCCCAGGACGCCCCAGCCCCGGTTGAGGCCGCTGGCG encodes the following:
- a CDS encoding ATP-binding protein, yielding MPRLPFHRKLLLAFAAVLLPVLVLLCADFVLNLQRTQQTLLDAQGLTAQAVAVQVADSLDAAVELGWALANDPLVRTLDAPQLDEHLQRLARHLPRYDAIGVYDASGLNRGWGVLGLPAEPRLQIGDRPYFQRVMATNAPVVSEVLQLRRPLSVAMLVSVPVRDARGRAVGVVNVVMQTERLAQRYQMARLQPGQDIMLMDSRGRLAFHTGYPHLSNEQSLAFAAWKPLQEVLLGSSLNLDRFVHPLTQELSLGAFVSTPRHRWVVGVASSRDSALAPLYAGLRTKLLAFGGILLLSGCIAVGLARLYSKPVRRLQLLAHALGKGALEQRVRIRTGDELEDLGTAFNEMAGQIAQRQREVNALRAETEHHAGQLRAIIASVPDAIFLASPEGVLCDANLAGLRLLGIEGGVPLNMPFAEFLRRYHLRHLDGRPMALAQLPLHRALSGETFTDVEMRLRDPWGQERLLSANGAPVKDASGNIILGETVIHDITGRRKDEEERSRLLDRERALARIGQALVREVELERIAHVASEQSLHALGADAVGLWLVQPGQPHLTLLVSHGLSKTVRERCRELPFEAPLLTAQAAREEKLQVIEDIQGAKAPPSLSHTLATGEGFRSLVSVPLHSRNHLVGVMTCFTNTPRQFSSRELEFHITVGQLFAVAIEKARLFQEVREALRLREEFMSAAAHELRTPVTTIQTWADILSRMEEGSVRQQKGLAAIARSTRRLARLVEHLFSAVWMAPGLPKLERDRLDLKALVTERVKSLSRTTENPIYLEADDVPAVDADHQRMGEVVAHLLENAIRYSPPLGPIEVRLSSEGNRALCCISDHGPGIPLDRQPHVFEPLYEPLPSGAPGYVGVVGMGLHLSWQIIEAHGGHIWLESVPGEGSTFCFSLPVQKGDPARPPACEGGLKSGPHCRTL